CATCCACAATTAGAAAATTTGGACGCCTTGTTCTTAGCCGAAAACGCGATTGGAAATAGTGTGGAGTGGGTAGAAAAGGTGTTAAAAAAATACAATACTGAGTTCGATAATTAAGTCTTTATTTGTGGTCAATGGGCAAATTAATTTTTGTGATGTCTCCCCGAGCGCAGTCGAGGGGTCAATCGGCAATTATAAACTGGATAAGGCCTTGCATCTCGACTGCGCTCGATGTGACGGCCCAACCTTAAAATTTGCAACGACTTATTCTCCTTTTTTAATGAATTTATGATGTATAGAACTCAGAAAAGTCTAATTAAAAACCTATGAAGACCAATTATAAGATACAAGGTACGCCCAATAGTCCCGTACTGATGTTCTCCAATTCCTTGGGGGCGGATTTAACGATGTGGGACGATTTGGTGCCGCACCTCTTGCCATATTTTAGGGTGTTACAGTACGATACCCGTGGCCACGGGCAAAGTGAATTGACCGATGGGCCCTATACCATTGAAATGTTGGGTAAGGATGTGATCGACCTTTTGGACCAATTGAAGATTGATAAAGTGTATTTCTGCGGATTGTCCATGGGGGGTATGATAGGTCAGTACCTCGGGATTCACCATCCAAATCGATTGCACAAGTTGATCATCAGCAATACCGATGCTAAAATTGGTACGGCAGAAGGATGGAAGGATCGCATAAAGACCATAAACGAACAAGGCATGCAGGCCATTGTAGATGGCACAATGGAAAAGTGGTTTACCAAGGCATTCCATAGTACGCATCCTTACCGTATTGCGGAAATGAGAGAAATCTTTTTGGCCAATAGGATAGTGGGGTATACGGCATGTTGTGCGGCCTTGGGAGCTGCGGATTTTAGGGAAGACATTAAAAAGATTTCGGTGGAAACCTTAATTATCACGGGCGATGAGGATGAGGTTACCAATGTGGAACAGGCGAAAGCCCTGCAAAAGGAAATTGCAGGCGCGCAACTGAAGGTATTTAACGCCCGGCATTTACCCAGTACCGAATTACCGGCCTACTACGCGGAAACCCTGATCGATTTTATCGTGGGCGAGGATGGTTTTGACCGAGGGATGCACGTTCGCCGTACGGTGTTGGGAAGTGCCCATGTGGACCGCGCGAACGGGAATAAAAACGAATTCAATACCGATTTTCAGGAATTTATATCGCAATACGCTTGGGGAGAGATTTGGACCCGCCCGGGATTATCCAAACACACCCGAAGTCTCATTACCCTTTCCATGCTGGTACCGCTGAATAAAAAGGCGGAGTTTAAGATGCATGTTCGGGCAGCCTTTAACAATGGGGTCACGATAGCCGAAATCAAGGAAGTGATTTTGCAATCGGGTATTTATTGTGGCCTGCCCGCCGCCAACGATGCCATGCATTCGGCAGAGGAGGTTTTTGAGGAACTGGGATTGGAGTATAAGGAATAACGGATTGTCTGTAAAATATGCATAAAGCGAGTTTATGTTAGGTCGAGCCGTCACATCGAGCGCAGTCGAGATGCGAGACCTAATGAAGCTTATTAATGAAATAACCTCTCGACTGCGCTCGAGGAGACTGTAGGCTATTAAAGATAGGATATGAAAAAGTGTAAGAAATGATCAACATTAAAACACAAGTAGGGATTATTGGTGCCGGTCCGGCCGGATTGGTCCTGGCGAATTGGCTGAGAAAGTACGGGATCGAATCCGTTATCATTGAATTGCGGTCAAGGGAATATGTAGAAGGCAGGGTGCGTGCCGGTCTGGTAGAACAGAACACCAAGGACATTTTAAAGGAATTGGGGTTGGATGCCCGTATGAAAAAGGAAGGTATTGTTCACGATGGCGTGTATTTGAGTTTTGACGAGGAACGTGTTCATATTCCTTTTGGGGAATTAACGGGAGGTAGAACCATAAGTATTTATGGCCAACAGGAAATTGTAAAAGATTTGACAGATGCCTGGTTGCAAGAAGGGGGGCAATTGCACTTTGAGACCAAAGCAACCAAAATTGTGGATTTTGATACCAAAAATCCAAAAATCCATTTCGAAAAAGACGGGGAAGAAGAAATTATGGAGTGCGATTTTGTGGCGGCCTGTGATGGTTTTCACGGTATAGGGAGAAAGACCTTGCCCCATAAAAGTTTTCAATCCTATGACATTACCTACCCTTTCAGTTGGTTGGGTATTTTAGCCCACGTGGCACCGTCTACGGATGAATTGATATATGCCTACCACGAGAATGGTTTTGCCTTGCACAGCCTGCGTTCGGAAACGGTGAGCCGATTATATATTCAGGTAGATAATGACGAGTCGGTCGATAATTGGTCGGATGACCGAATCTGGAGCGAACTTTCCAAACGCTTGGCCACCCCCGGTTTTGAATTGGAGGAAGGTCCCATTTTTGAAAAGGGTATTACGCCTATGCGAAGCCATATGATCGATAGTTTGCAATCGGGTCGCTTATTTTTATCGGGAGATGCTGCACATATTGTGCCTCCAACCGGTGGTAAAGGTATGAACCTTGCCATTGCCGATGTAAAACACTTGGTAGATGCCTTTGTAGATTTTTATACAAATAATTCCGAAGTCAAGATGGAAAGCTATACCCGTATCGCTTTGCAGCGTATTTGGAGGGCCCAGGATTTTTCCAATTTTATGACCAA
This window of the Maribacter cobaltidurans genome carries:
- the pcaDC gene encoding bifunctional 3-oxoadipate enol-lactonase/4-carboxymuconolactone decarboxylase PcaDC, yielding MKTNYKIQGTPNSPVLMFSNSLGADLTMWDDLVPHLLPYFRVLQYDTRGHGQSELTDGPYTIEMLGKDVIDLLDQLKIDKVYFCGLSMGGMIGQYLGIHHPNRLHKLIISNTDAKIGTAEGWKDRIKTINEQGMQAIVDGTMEKWFTKAFHSTHPYRIAEMREIFLANRIVGYTACCAALGAADFREDIKKISVETLIITGDEDEVTNVEQAKALQKEIAGAQLKVFNARHLPSTELPAYYAETLIDFIVGEDGFDRGMHVRRTVLGSAHVDRANGNKNEFNTDFQEFISQYAWGEIWTRPGLSKHTRSLITLSMLVPLNKKAEFKMHVRAAFNNGVTIAEIKEVILQSGIYCGLPAANDAMHSAEEVFEELGLEYKE
- a CDS encoding 4-hydroxybenzoate 3-monooxygenase produces the protein MINIKTQVGIIGAGPAGLVLANWLRKYGIESVIIELRSREYVEGRVRAGLVEQNTKDILKELGLDARMKKEGIVHDGVYLSFDEERVHIPFGELTGGRTISIYGQQEIVKDLTDAWLQEGGQLHFETKATKIVDFDTKNPKIHFEKDGEEEIMECDFVAACDGFHGIGRKTLPHKSFQSYDITYPFSWLGILAHVAPSTDELIYAYHENGFALHSLRSETVSRLYIQVDNDESVDNWSDDRIWSELSKRLATPGFELEEGPIFEKGITPMRSHMIDSLQSGRLFLSGDAAHIVPPTGGKGMNLAIADVKHLVDAFVDFYTNNSEVKMESYTRIALQRIWRAQDFSNFMTKLFHKQDAHGSFTYRLQKAKFDYLKVSRAYKTTIAENYVGLPFESFEM